One window of Macrococcus sp. 19Msa1099 genomic DNA carries:
- a CDS encoding MraY family glycosyltransferase: protein MLTLKLIIITALFSFVLTPIIIRFSYFIGAVDKPNYRKVHTKPVSMLGGVIILCAFLFGLWIGQPVEKEIYPIIIGAILIQITGLIDDFIDLPAIIKLIAQIGVATIVVYHGITLDLITLPFGIVIEFGIFSIPMTILWIVAVTNAINLVDGLDGLAAGVSGIALATIGFIAIIQQNIFIMMLCSVLIGALLGFLKYNFYPARIFLGDNGALMLGFIIGVLSLLGFKNITLISLFFPVIILAVPFIDMSFAMIRRYRQGKPIMQADKSHLHHKLLQLGYTHPQTVMLIYSIAALFSVASVILYLSSVWGAILIVLLLIITIELIVEFTGLIDDTHQPLLNFMRSIIKK, encoded by the coding sequence ATGCTCACATTAAAACTAATCATTATAACAGCATTATTCTCTTTCGTACTTACACCTATAATTATCAGATTTTCATACTTCATTGGTGCTGTCGATAAACCCAATTACCGTAAAGTACATACTAAACCAGTATCGATGCTGGGTGGGGTGATAATCCTATGTGCATTTTTGTTCGGTTTATGGATTGGACAGCCAGTTGAAAAAGAAATATATCCAATTATTATCGGTGCGATACTCATACAAATAACGGGCCTTATTGATGATTTTATTGATCTTCCGGCTATAATCAAGCTCATTGCACAAATCGGGGTTGCAACAATCGTCGTCTATCACGGAATTACGTTAGACTTGATTACTTTACCATTCGGTATCGTCATTGAATTTGGAATATTTAGTATTCCAATGACAATACTATGGATTGTAGCTGTAACAAATGCAATCAATCTTGTTGATGGTCTAGATGGTCTTGCAGCAGGAGTTTCCGGTATTGCCTTAGCGACGATAGGGTTTATCGCCATCATTCAGCAGAATATATTTATCATGATGCTCTGTAGTGTACTCATCGGAGCATTACTCGGCTTCTTGAAATATAACTTTTATCCGGCACGTATCTTTCTTGGAGATAACGGTGCGTTAATGCTAGGATTTATTATCGGTGTCCTTAGTCTTCTTGGGTTTAAGAATATCACGTTAATTTCTCTGTTCTTCCCTGTCATTATCCTTGCAGTGCCGTTTATCGATATGTCGTTTGCAATGATTCGTAGATATAGACAAGGCAAGCCGATTATGCAGGCAGATAAGTCACATCTGCATCACAAATTACTGCAGCTTGGTTATACGCATCCTCAGACAGTGATGCTCATCTATTCAATTGCAGCATTGTTTAGCGTTGCCTCAGTCATCTTATATCTATCCTCAGTGTGGGGTGCGATATTAATCGTGCTGCTGTTGATTATCACGATTGAATTAATCGTTGAATTTACTGGATTAATAGATGATACCCATCAGCCATTACTCAACTTCATGCGCAGCATTATAAAGAAATAA
- a CDS encoding YigZ family protein: protein MKNFITIKQNIEQETVINKSRFITYLFKVENEDEAKAKIDEIKALHKDATHNCSAYTVGDSHQIQKANDDGEPSGTAGVPMLESLKKNDIHNVVAIVTRYFGGIKLGSGGLIRAYQGRVSEAIQLAGKVIYKNGLMIQVTLPYELSGKFEHAIDDKFIIINQTYTDKVIYDVQLVSEDKDEFINFVTELTQGLPVIQVKSELMLPFDIRNNI, encoded by the coding sequence TTGAAAAACTTTATCACAATTAAGCAGAATATTGAACAAGAAACAGTGATTAATAAATCACGATTTATTACATATCTATTTAAAGTCGAAAACGAAGATGAGGCAAAGGCAAAGATTGACGAGATAAAAGCATTGCATAAAGATGCTACTCACAATTGCTCAGCTTATACAGTCGGTGACAGCCACCAGATTCAAAAAGCAAATGATGATGGCGAACCTAGTGGTACTGCAGGCGTACCGATGTTAGAATCTTTGAAGAAAAATGACATCCATAACGTTGTGGCCATTGTCACACGTTACTTCGGTGGCATCAAGCTTGGCAGTGGTGGTTTAATCCGCGCTTATCAAGGTAGGGTGTCTGAAGCGATTCAGCTAGCTGGTAAAGTAATCTATAAAAACGGGCTGATGATTCAGGTAACATTACCATATGAGCTCTCGGGAAAGTTTGAACACGCCATCGACGACAAATTTATCATCATAAATCAAACATATACAGATAAAGTGATATATGACGTACAACTTGTTTCTGAAGATAAAGATGAATTCATTAACTTTGTTACAGAACTCACACAAGGCCTCCCAGTTATCCAAGTGAAATCTGAACTGATGCTCCCATTCGACATCAGAAATAACATCTAG
- the fakB1 gene encoding fatty acid kinase binding subunit FakB1, which produces MKTAIITDSTSYLSQEMIDRYDIRVISLNVIFKDQVFVEAEYAATQFYERMRSERQLPTTSQPTTGEYITLLEQLKSDGYTDCIAIHLSSGISGTYQNAITAGEMVEGINMHAFDSEIACMVAGMYTLRAAELKDILSPQQIIEELKLLRAHSNAYLLVDDLKNLQKGGRLNGAQAIIGSMLQVKPILYFEDKIIVPYDKVRTKKKAVQFVQNKIKQEVVAPATLVVIHANAEEEAEVIMQHLKSQFPDADVIKSYFGPVIGTHVGEKALGIGYVHHKFEFFQ; this is translated from the coding sequence ATGAAAACGGCAATAATTACTGATTCAACGAGCTATCTTTCACAGGAAATGATCGATCGTTATGATATACGCGTAATTTCACTGAATGTAATATTCAAAGATCAAGTCTTTGTTGAAGCTGAATATGCTGCAACGCAGTTCTACGAGCGTATGCGTTCTGAGAGACAGCTTCCTACGACAAGTCAGCCAACAACAGGCGAATATATTACATTACTAGAACAGCTGAAATCTGATGGTTATACGGATTGTATTGCGATACATTTATCAAGCGGGATCAGTGGAACATATCAGAATGCAATTACTGCAGGAGAGATGGTAGAAGGCATCAATATGCATGCCTTTGACAGTGAAATTGCGTGTATGGTAGCAGGTATGTATACACTTCGTGCAGCTGAGCTTAAGGATATATTATCACCACAACAAATTATCGAAGAATTAAAGCTGTTAAGAGCACATTCAAATGCTTATCTTCTGGTTGATGACTTGAAGAATCTTCAAAAAGGTGGTCGGCTTAATGGTGCACAGGCAATTATAGGAAGTATGCTGCAAGTAAAACCGATATTATATTTTGAAGATAAGATCATAGTTCCTTATGATAAAGTTCGCACGAAGAAAAAAGCAGTGCAGTTCGTCCAGAATAAAATTAAACAAGAAGTAGTTGCACCAGCTACACTTGTAGTCATACATGCCAACGCAGAGGAAGAAGCAGAAGTGATCATGCAACATTTGAAATCTCAGTTTCCGGATGCAGATGTCATTAAAAGTTATTTCGGTCCGGTTATCGGTACGCATGTTGGAGAAAAAGCACTTGGTATTGGCTATGTACACCATAAGTTTGAATTTTTTCAGTAA
- a CDS encoding DEAD/DEAH box helicase — MLQYITDNADIPSVIKKGNKYHCNYCLNDKQYLFHSYYHEGIEKEIVYCRTCLSHYATTENFIALEPCQKKAEVVTLHLPFELTAQQKRASDYIVGQFHKNQDSLLYAVTGAGKTEMMLQAVVEARKEGCNVAIAAPRTDVVKELALRMQEYMPRIQIDVLYGGHQGLTAGRLVVTTVQQLIQFNEHFELIIVDEIDAFPMSYDPRLSEVLKRAMHEKGTIIYLSATPPAHLMKLPHIYLPSRYHNRPLPLPKLHYYKINSRSLEQKLKDIVNTTLIFFNDIKQMEKYYAALPESLQADGTIVYSNDDERHDKVEAIRCGEYRFIFTTTILERGFTQENLSVWVINSERFTWDSLVQIAGRVDRKGASMNGEVVFFHEGLSGHMTRAIQTIKRMNKKHGQSMSAV; from the coding sequence ATGCTGCAATATATAACTGATAATGCTGATATTCCTTCTGTAATAAAAAAAGGAAATAAATATCACTGTAACTATTGTCTGAACGATAAACAATATTTGTTTCATAGCTATTATCACGAAGGAATAGAGAAGGAGATTGTATATTGTCGCACCTGTCTCTCTCATTATGCGACAACGGAAAACTTTATAGCACTTGAACCATGTCAGAAGAAGGCGGAAGTTGTAACACTACATCTCCCGTTCGAACTTACAGCCCAGCAAAAGCGTGCGAGTGATTATATTGTAGGACAGTTTCATAAGAATCAAGATAGTCTGCTCTATGCTGTGACAGGTGCAGGTAAGACAGAAATGATGTTGCAGGCAGTTGTTGAAGCTAGAAAGGAAGGATGTAACGTTGCGATTGCAGCACCGAGAACTGACGTTGTAAAAGAATTAGCACTACGCATGCAGGAATATATGCCAAGAATACAGATTGATGTGCTGTACGGAGGTCATCAGGGGCTAACAGCAGGTCGCCTCGTCGTTACAACTGTGCAGCAGCTTATTCAGTTCAATGAGCATTTTGAATTAATTATCGTGGATGAAATTGATGCCTTCCCGATGAGCTACGATCCACGCCTGTCAGAAGTACTTAAACGAGCTATGCATGAAAAAGGAACAATCATCTATCTGTCAGCCACACCACCAGCACATTTAATGAAGCTCCCTCATATTTATTTACCGTCACGATATCATAATCGTCCCTTGCCGCTACCGAAACTTCACTATTACAAAATTAATAGCAGATCGTTAGAACAGAAACTTAAAGATATTGTTAATACGACGCTCATCTTCTTTAATGATATTAAGCAAATGGAAAAATATTATGCTGCACTTCCTGAATCTCTACAAGCGGATGGGACGATTGTTTACTCAAATGATGATGAACGCCATGATAAGGTAGAAGCCATTCGATGTGGAGAATATCGCTTCATATTTACAACGACCATATTGGAGCGTGGATTTACGCAAGAGAACTTATCGGTCTGGGTCATCAATAGTGAACGGTTCACGTGGGACAGCCTCGTACAGATTGCAGGCAGGGTCGATAGAAAAGGGGCAAGTATGAATGGAGAAGTCGTCTTCTTTCACGAAGGCCTAAGCGGCCATATGACGAGAGCGATACAAACAATTAAAAGGATGAATAAAAAGCATGGTCAATCGATGTCTGCAGTGTGA
- a CDS encoding ComF family protein, with the protein MVNRCLQCEELIPLTLTINTLFHKPKFLCEQCTASFTKMDTRRCEHCHKKLAEDEMECRDCLFLAKLNVKIEKIYTIADYTPFVKSMILQYKGLGDYILSKAFAEILLLHYSAHFFKKYDHIIAMPISKTRLHDRGFNQVAAILDAAQILHHDVLGTHYRDKQSRMTKKERLQQTNPFYMKQPLKPGARILLIDDIYTTGLTVHQAASVLLSNKDCRVEVLAFARA; encoded by the coding sequence ATGGTCAATCGATGTCTGCAGTGTGAAGAGCTGATACCACTCACCCTTACAATTAATACATTATTCCATAAGCCGAAGTTTTTATGTGAACAGTGTACCGCATCATTTACGAAGATGGATACGAGACGTTGTGAACACTGTCATAAAAAACTTGCTGAGGATGAAATGGAATGCAGAGACTGCCTATTTCTTGCAAAATTAAATGTAAAAATAGAAAAAATTTATACTATTGCTGATTACACGCCCTTTGTAAAATCTATGATCTTACAGTATAAAGGACTGGGTGACTATATCCTTAGCAAGGCATTTGCGGAAATATTATTACTCCATTACTCAGCGCACTTCTTTAAAAAGTATGACCATATCATCGCGATGCCGATATCAAAAACGCGACTGCACGATAGAGGATTCAATCAAGTTGCTGCAATATTAGACGCAGCACAAATACTCCATCATGATGTGTTAGGAACGCATTATCGCGATAAGCAGTCCAGAATGACGAAGAAAGAACGCCTGCAGCAAACCAACCCTTTCTATATGAAACAACCGCTAAAACCAGGAGCACGTATATTACTAATAGATGATATTTATACGACAGGTTTAACTGTGCATCAGGCAGCAAGTGTATTATTATCCAATAAAGATTGTCGAGTAGAGGTGTTAGCGTTTGCAAGAGCCTGA
- the raiA gene encoding ribosome-associated translation inhibitor RaiA has translation MFRFEIHGDNITVTDAIRNYIEEKLSKLERYFTNVPEANAHVKIKTYQDGKSKVEVTIPLKNVTLRAEERHNDLYAAVDLIVEKLERQMRKHKTKVNRKFREKGVENDIFPVLPGTEPEEEKGDEIEIIRSKQFDLKPMDAEEAVLQMNMLGHDFFIFNDGETNETNIVYKRKDGKYGLIETSVER, from the coding sequence ATGTTTAGATTTGAAATTCATGGTGACAACATCACTGTAACGGATGCAATCAGAAATTATATCGAGGAGAAGCTTAGCAAACTTGAAAGATACTTCACGAACGTGCCGGAAGCGAATGCACATGTGAAGATTAAAACTTATCAAGACGGTAAATCTAAAGTAGAAGTTACGATTCCTCTTAAAAATGTGACATTGCGTGCAGAAGAACGTCATAATGATTTGTATGCTGCAGTCGACTTAATCGTTGAGAAATTAGAACGTCAAATGCGTAAACATAAAACGAAAGTAAATCGTAAATTCCGTGAAAAAGGTGTGGAAAATGATATTTTCCCTGTATTGCCTGGTACTGAACCTGAAGAGGAAAAAGGGGATGAAATCGAAATCATTCGTTCTAAGCAATTTGATCTTAAACCGATGGATGCAGAAGAAGCCGTGTTGCAGATGAATATGTTAGGTCATGATTTCTTTATCTTCAATGATGGTGAAACAAACGAAACAAATATTGTTTACAAACGTAAAGATGGTAAGTATGGATTAATTGAGACATCAGTTGAGCGATAG
- the secA gene encoding preprotein translocase subunit SecA, protein MGFIKKMFDGNKKEVKSLRKVADQVQAFEEEMKSLSDEALQNKTKEYQVELQNIEEYKQQEAYLNKILPEAYAVVREASRRVLGMFPFPVQIMGGVAIHRGDIAEMRTGEGKTLTATMPVYLNALTGRGVHVVTVNEYLASVQAEEMSHLYNFLGLTVGVNLNSLTTEEKRAAYACDITYSTNNELGFDYLRDNMVTYKEERVMRPLNFAIIDEVDSILIDEARTPLIISGQAEKSTSMYIQANVFVKMLKDEVDYNYDEKTKGIQLTENGIDKAERMFKVDNLYDVKNVNLMHHINIALKAQRAMLKDIDYVVEDGEIVIVDQFTGRTMPGRRFSEGLHQAIEAKEAVEIQNESKTMASVTFQNFFRMYNKLSGMTGTAKTEEEELLNIYNMAVTQIPTNKPVQRIDGADLIYASEKGKFHAVVDEVIRRHKEGQPVLLGTVAVETSEYISELLKKKGIRHNVLNAKNHEREAEIVQNAGQKGAVTIATNMAGRGTDIKLGEGVKERGGLAVIGTERHESRRIDDQLRGRAGRQGDPGYSRFYLSLQDELMVRFGSERMSTMMTKLGMNDDQPIESKMVSRAVESAQKRVEGNNYDSRKRTLEYDDVLRKQREIIYAERNEILEKDDCSDQVKAMIEQSVRRAVDYHFTGDESTHDYEAFKNYAEDMYLTEGALSVDEISRRDNEEIYDIVMSKVMAQYEHQKVELQEQFHEFERMIMLRTIDMKWTDHIDTMDQLRTGIHLRSYGQINPLREYQNEGLTLFDTMLESIEDDVSKYILKSIVDRGEQVEREQVGKGEAMVANDGKEKVKQQPKVKSEPDIGRNEPCPCGSGKKYKNCHGRG, encoded by the coding sequence ATGGGATTTATTAAGAAGATGTTTGACGGCAACAAGAAGGAAGTAAAATCCTTGAGAAAAGTTGCTGATCAAGTGCAGGCTTTCGAAGAAGAGATGAAATCTTTATCAGATGAAGCATTGCAGAATAAAACGAAAGAATATCAAGTAGAATTACAAAATATAGAAGAATATAAACAACAAGAAGCTTATTTAAATAAGATTTTACCTGAAGCATACGCAGTAGTGCGTGAAGCATCACGTCGTGTTTTAGGAATGTTCCCTTTCCCGGTACAAATTATGGGGGGAGTGGCAATTCATCGCGGTGACATTGCAGAGATGAGAACCGGTGAAGGTAAGACGTTAACGGCGACGATGCCGGTTTATTTAAATGCGCTTACAGGTCGTGGTGTACATGTTGTTACAGTCAATGAGTATCTAGCAAGTGTACAAGCAGAAGAAATGTCTCACCTATATAATTTTTTAGGACTAACGGTAGGTGTTAATTTAAATAGTTTAACTACGGAAGAAAAACGTGCAGCCTATGCTTGTGATATTACATATAGTACGAATAATGAACTTGGGTTTGATTATTTGCGTGATAACATGGTGACATATAAGGAAGAACGTGTTATGCGTCCACTGAACTTCGCGATTATTGATGAGGTTGACTCAATCTTAATTGACGAAGCGCGTACGCCTTTAATTATTTCGGGTCAAGCGGAGAAATCGACGAGCATGTACATTCAGGCCAATGTCTTTGTTAAGATGCTTAAAGATGAAGTTGATTACAACTATGATGAGAAGACAAAAGGTATTCAGTTAACTGAAAATGGTATCGATAAAGCAGAACGTATGTTTAAGGTTGATAATTTATATGATGTAAAGAATGTTAACTTAATGCATCATATTAACATTGCTTTAAAGGCACAACGCGCTATGTTAAAGGATATCGACTATGTTGTAGAGGATGGCGAGATTGTCATCGTTGATCAGTTTACAGGCCGTACAATGCCGGGTCGTCGATTCTCTGAAGGGTTACACCAGGCGATTGAAGCGAAAGAAGCAGTTGAAATTCAAAATGAATCTAAGACGATGGCTTCTGTTACATTCCAGAACTTCTTCCGTATGTATAATAAACTATCGGGGATGACCGGGACTGCAAAAACCGAAGAAGAAGAATTATTAAATATCTATAATATGGCCGTTACTCAGATCCCTACTAACAAACCCGTACAACGTATTGATGGTGCTGATTTGATCTACGCTTCAGAAAAAGGGAAGTTCCATGCTGTTGTGGATGAAGTGATTCGTCGTCATAAAGAAGGACAACCTGTCTTATTAGGTACTGTGGCAGTTGAAACAAGTGAATATATTTCAGAGTTGCTAAAGAAAAAAGGGATACGCCATAACGTATTGAATGCGAAAAACCATGAACGAGAAGCTGAAATTGTACAAAATGCAGGTCAAAAAGGTGCTGTGACCATCGCAACGAATATGGCAGGTCGTGGTACGGATATCAAGCTCGGAGAGGGCGTTAAAGAACGCGGTGGCTTAGCAGTTATCGGTACCGAACGCCATGAGTCTCGCCGTATTGACGATCAGTTACGTGGTCGTGCAGGACGTCAAGGAGACCCGGGTTATTCTAGATTCTATTTGTCGTTACAAGATGAACTGATGGTTCGTTTTGGTTCGGAACGTATGTCTACGATGATGACAAAGCTCGGCATGAATGATGATCAGCCGATTGAATCTAAGATGGTGTCGCGCGCTGTAGAATCTGCTCAAAAACGTGTTGAAGGAAATAACTATGATAGCCGTAAACGTACGTTAGAATATGATGATGTATTGCGTAAGCAACGTGAGATCATCTATGCGGAACGTAATGAAATCCTTGAGAAAGATGATTGTTCAGATCAAGTGAAAGCAATGATTGAACAATCTGTGCGTCGTGCAGTGGACTACCACTTTACCGGTGATGAGAGTACACATGATTATGAAGCTTTTAAAAATTATGCAGAAGATATGTATCTGACAGAAGGCGCACTATCAGTTGACGAGATTAGTCGACGAGATAACGAAGAAATCTATGACATTGTAATGAGTAAAGTTATGGCGCAATATGAACATCAAAAAGTAGAATTGCAGGAGCAGTTCCATGAGTTTGAACGCATGATCATGTTACGTACGATTGATATGAAATGGACAGATCATATCGATACGATGGATCAGTTACGTACAGGAATTCACCTGCGTAGTTATGGTCAGATTAACCCACTTCGTGAATATCAGAACGAAGGATTAACTTTGTTTGATACAATGCTTGAATCTATTGAAGATGATGTTTCGAAATACATTCTGAAATCAATCGTTGATAGAGGAGAACAAGTAGAACGAGAACAAGTCGGTAAAGGTGAAGCGATGGTTGCAAATGATGGCAAAGAAAAAGTGAAGCAACAGCCAAAAGTTAAATCAGAACCAGATATCGGTCGTAATGAACCTTGTCCTTGTGGTAGTGGAAAGAAATATAAAAATTGTCACGGAAGAGGGTAA
- the prfB gene encoding peptide chain release factor 2 (programmed frameshift), translated as MEQFEIKNTLETLTEKIDSFRGSLDLEEKETNIKEYEEMMSDPDFWNDGDKAQDIINKNNALKSVVQEFSTLEEGLENSEVLFEMYKEETDEDTHQELIEQLNTLQQIANDFELKMLLSGEFDANNAILELHPGAGGTESQDWGEMLLRMYQRFADKKGFKVETVDYLPGDEAGIKSVTLLIKGHNAYGYLKAEKGVHRLVRISPFDSSGRRHTSFVSCDVTPEFDNDNIEIEINTEDIKIDTYRASGAGGQHVNTTDSAVRITHQPTGIVVTCQNERSQIKNREQAMKMLKAKLYQKKIEEQEAELAAIRGEQKEIGWGSQIRSYVFHPYAMVKDHRTNAETGNTNAVMDGDIDLFIDAYLKSQL; from the exons TTGGAACAATTTGAAATAAAAAATACACTTGAAACTTTGACTGAAAAGATTGATAGTTTCAGGGGGTCTCTT GACTTAGAAGAAAAAGAGACGAATATTAAGGAATACGAAGAAATGATGTCTGACCCGGATTTCTGGAATGATGGAGATAAGGCTCAAGATATCATCAATAAGAATAATGCACTTAAATCAGTTGTTCAGGAGTTTAGTACACTCGAAGAAGGACTGGAAAACAGTGAAGTGCTGTTTGAGATGTATAAAGAAGAAACAGATGAGGATACACATCAGGAACTCATCGAGCAGCTCAATACACTCCAGCAAATTGCGAATGACTTTGAACTTAAGATGTTATTGAGTGGAGAATTTGATGCGAATAATGCAATATTAGAATTGCATCCAGGTGCTGGTGGTACAGAATCACAGGACTGGGGAGAAATGCTGTTAAGGATGTATCAACGATTTGCGGATAAAAAGGGTTTCAAAGTTGAAACTGTAGATTACTTACCGGGGGATGAAGCGGGGATTAAAAGTGTGACCTTACTGATTAAAGGACATAATGCTTACGGCTATTTAAAGGCTGAAAAAGGTGTTCATCGTCTCGTAAGGATTTCTCCCTTTGACTCATCCGGACGCCGTCATACTTCATTCGTTTCATGTGATGTTACACCAGAGTTTGACAATGACAATATTGAGATTGAAATTAATACAGAAGACATTAAGATCGATACGTATCGTGCAAGTGGCGCTGGAGGGCAGCACGTTAATACAACGGATTCAGCCGTGCGTATTACGCATCAGCCGACAGGTATTGTAGTAACCTGTCAGAATGAACGTTCTCAAATAAAGAATAGAGAGCAAGCAATGAAGATGCTTAAAGCGAAACTTTATCAAAAGAAAATAGAAGAACAAGAAGCAGAGCTTGCAGCCATCCGTGGTGAACAAAAAGAGATTGGCTGGGGAAGCCAGATCCGTTCATACGTATTCCACCCGTATGCTATGGTAAAAGACCATAGAACAAACGCTGAAACCGGAAATACAAATGCGGTAATGGATGGCGATATAGATTTATTTATCGATGCATACTTAAAGAGTCAGTTGTAA
- the cccB gene encoding cytochrome c551, with the protein MKKLYAGIITLSLLGLAACGSDEAEKKTTSSDPGQEIYANNSCVGCHGRNLEGASGPNLQEVGSKYSEQQIHDIIIKGKGNMPAKVVDGEDAKKVAAYLAKQK; encoded by the coding sequence ATGAAAAAATTATATGCAGGTATCATTACTTTATCGTTATTAGGTCTTGCAGCATGCGGATCAGATGAAGCGGAGAAGAAGACTACTTCATCTGATCCGGGACAAGAAATTTATGCAAATAATTCCTGTGTAGGGTGTCATGGACGTAACCTTGAAGGTGCAAGCGGGCCGAATCTACAAGAGGTAGGCAGCAAATACTCTGAGCAGCAAATTCATGATATCATCATTAAAGGTAAAGGGAATATGCCAGCAAAAGTAGTCGATGGCGAAGATGCAAAAAAAGTTGCAGCATATTTAGCAAAACAGAAATAA
- a CDS encoding LysM peptidoglycan-binding domain-containing protein, protein MKKALVTIAGITAVTGVASQAYASEHHVQAGDTLWAIAQENGTSVDALKTLNNLNSDLILVGQTLKVENTDTYTVKKGDTLHTIASQFDLTVNDIMSWNNLTSDTIEVGTKLNLTAPIAKVQSETVQPVTQANAPVAQQAEAPAQQTYEAPVQQSYQAPAQQTAAPAQQSYQAPAQQTAAPAQQSYQAPAQQTAAPAQQSYQAPAQQTAAPAQQSYQAPAKSYKAPVNGNVAQVANGIAAGKSYVYGANSASAVDCSAFAQQVLAAQGKSIPRTTYAQMAAGTRVSTPQAGDLVYFNGGSHVGVYIGNGQMIDALNPSEGIGQRPVSYVNGSVAGYYRF, encoded by the coding sequence ATGAAAAAAGCATTAGTTACGATTGCGGGAATCACGGCAGTTACAGGAGTAGCTTCACAAGCATACGCAAGTGAACATCATGTTCAAGCAGGTGACACATTATGGGCGATTGCACAAGAGAATGGTACAAGCGTAGATGCACTTAAAACATTAAATAATTTAAATAGCGATCTTATCTTAGTGGGACAAACATTAAAGGTAGAGAATACTGATACTTATACAGTTAAAAAAGGCGATACATTACACACAATCGCATCTCAATTTGATTTAACAGTGAATGATATTATGTCATGGAACAACTTAACTTCAGATACGATTGAAGTAGGTACAAAGTTAAACTTGACAGCACCTATTGCTAAAGTTCAATCAGAAACAGTTCAACCTGTTACACAAGCGAACGCACCAGTAGCACAACAAGCTGAAGCACCAGCGCAACAAACATACGAAGCACCAGTACAACAATCATACCAAGCACCAGCGCAACAAACGGCAGCGCCAGCACAACAGTCATACCAAGCGCCAGCACAGCAAACGGCAGCACCAGCACAACAGTCATACCAAGCACCAGCACAGCAAACGGCAGCACCAGCACAACAGTCATACCAAGCACCAGCACAGCAAACGGCAGCACCAGCGCAACAGTCATACCAAGCACCAGCAAAGAGCTATAAAGCACCTGTAAATGGTAATGTAGCGCAAGTCGCAAATGGTATAGCGGCAGGAAAATCTTATGTTTACGGTGCGAATTCTGCTAGTGCAGTAGATTGTTCAGCATTTGCTCAACAAGTACTCGCTGCTCAAGGGAAATCAATTCCACGTACAACATATGCACAAATGGCTGCAGGAACACGTGTTTCAACACCTCAAGCAGGAGATTTAGTATATTTCAATGGTGGAAGCCACGTTGGGGTATACATTGGTAACGGTCAAATGATCGATGCTTTAAATCCATCTGAAGGTATTGGGCAACGTCCAGTAAGTTACGTAAATGGTTCAGTAGCAGGATATTACAGATTCTAA
- a CDS encoding CHAP domain-containing protein: protein MKKVILSIIAIIMLGTTTEAIYPNSQQAHAYNNPVKKAGYNYYYKGSCVYYAFNRRAQLKRPVSNNWNSAKYWPSNARRMGYKVRRTPVYGAVMISQKGYHGHAAVVERINRNGSILVSEMNYPRSGVKTYRTISKAQRSQFEYIY, encoded by the coding sequence ATGAAAAAAGTTATACTTTCAATAATTGCAATAATCATGCTGGGGACTACAACTGAAGCAATTTATCCAAATAGTCAACAGGCACATGCTTACAATAATCCTGTAAAGAAAGCTGGATACAATTATTATTATAAAGGAAGCTGTGTATATTATGCGTTTAATAGACGTGCACAACTTAAACGTCCTGTAAGTAACAATTGGAACAGTGCAAAATACTGGCCATCGAATGCACGAAGAATGGGATATAAAGTGAGACGTACACCTGTATATGGTGCAGTCATGATTTCTCAAAAAGGTTATCATGGTCATGCAGCAGTTGTAGAACGTATCAATCGCAATGGAAGTATACTCGTCTCTGAAATGAACTATCCACGTAGCGGCGTGAAGACTTATAGAACAATTTCAAAAGCACAGCGCTCTCAGTTTGAATATATTTACTAA